The following coding sequences lie in one Asterias amurensis chromosome 18, ASM3211899v1 genomic window:
- the LOC139950511 gene encoding N-alpha-acetyltransferase 38, NatC auxiliary subunit-like → MAPEKQDTRERLNGWLNQTMRIRMTDGRTLIGLFLCTDKDRNVILGSCEEYLTPPDSSQKEEPRVLGLAMVPGQHIVSIENDKIKS, encoded by the exons ATGGCTCCAGAGAAGCAAGATACAAGAGAGAGGCTTAATGGATGGCTCAACCAAACTATGAGGATTAGAATGACCGATGGAAGAACTCTGATTGGTTTATTTCTATGTACTGACAAAGATCGCAATGTTATTCTTGGATCATGTGAGGAGTATCTAACCCCACCTG ACTCCAGTCAAAAGGAAGAGCCCAGAGTCCTTGGGCTTGCAATGGTTCCTGGCCAACATATTGTCTCCATAGAGAATGATAAAATCAAAAGCTGA